One Cellulomonas sp. Y8 DNA segment encodes these proteins:
- a CDS encoding response regulator transcription factor has translation MTVRVALVDDHPVFRIGMAALLGSLAGVEVVGTAAGAAEARALLTGDGAPGADVVVMDLDLGDGSGIDVTREVVAARPGTAVLVMSMHEDDDAVVAAVRAGARGYLVKSAPPEQVERAVRAVAAGEMILGPTVAERAMAYVLGGRSAVRVPFPRLTDREREVLDLVAGGHDNVVIARRLGLSAKTVRNHVANVLTKLEVPDRSAAIVRARAEGLGGAAAG, from the coding sequence GTGACGGTGCGGGTCGCGCTCGTGGACGACCACCCCGTGTTCCGGATCGGCATGGCGGCGCTGCTGGGGTCCCTCGCGGGTGTCGAGGTCGTCGGGACGGCGGCCGGGGCCGCGGAAGCGCGGGCGCTCCTGACCGGCGACGGCGCTCCCGGTGCGGACGTCGTCGTCATGGACCTCGACCTCGGCGACGGGTCGGGGATCGACGTCACGCGGGAGGTCGTCGCCGCGCGGCCGGGGACCGCCGTGCTCGTCATGAGCATGCACGAGGACGACGACGCCGTGGTCGCCGCCGTCCGGGCGGGGGCACGCGGGTACCTGGTGAAGTCCGCGCCGCCCGAGCAGGTCGAGCGCGCGGTCCGCGCCGTCGCCGCCGGGGAGATGATCCTCGGGCCGACGGTGGCGGAGCGGGCGATGGCCTACGTCCTCGGCGGGCGCTCGGCCGTCCGGGTGCCGTTCCCGCGGCTGACCGACCGCGAGCGCGAGGTGCTCGACCTGGTCGCCGGCGGGCACGACAACGTGGTCATCGCGCGGCGGCTGGGGCTGTCGGCGAAGACGGTCCGGAACCACGTGGCGAACGTGCTGACCAAGCTGGAGGTGCCGGACCGGTCGGCGGCGATCGTGCGGGCGCGGGCCGAGGGCCTGGGCGGCGCGGCGGCGGGCTGA
- a CDS encoding phosphoribosyltransferase yields MTTAEAAPGQDLPDEREILGWDEFGEAARDLARAVVASGFEPDVVVAVARGGLLPAGALSYALGLKACGTLNVEFYTGIDARLPEPVVLPPLLDNAALVGRRALVVDDVADTGETLALVQRLVAEHCEEARTAVLYAKSHSIVAPDFVWRRTDRWITFPWSAQPPVTD; encoded by the coding sequence ATGACGACTGCGGAGGCCGCACCCGGCCAGGACCTGCCCGACGAGCGCGAGATCCTGGGCTGGGACGAGTTCGGCGAGGCGGCGCGCGACCTGGCCCGCGCGGTGGTGGCCTCCGGCTTCGAGCCCGACGTCGTGGTGGCGGTCGCCAGGGGCGGCCTGCTGCCCGCCGGCGCCCTGTCCTACGCGCTGGGCCTCAAGGCCTGCGGCACGCTGAACGTCGAGTTCTACACGGGCATCGACGCCCGGCTGCCCGAGCCCGTCGTGCTGCCCCCGCTGCTCGACAACGCGGCGCTGGTCGGCCGCCGGGCGCTCGTCGTCGACGACGTGGCGGACACGGGGGAGACCCTGGCGCTGGTGCAGCGGCTCGTCGCCGAGCACTGCGAGGAGGCGCGCACCGCGGTGCTGTACGCGAAGTCGCACTCGATCGTCGCGCCGGACTTCGTGTGGCGTCGGACGGACCGGTGGATCACGTTCCCCTGGTCGGCGCAGCCGCCGGTCACGGACTGA
- a CDS encoding DinB family protein gives MELWGAALYGEPCTGCGYTWVRTPEEAVHAVSEVPGRFAAVLVGAPEPLRHPDLGWSTAAYVRHVADNLETWAYRLDAARCDGRTTTAGYDPDALAAARDYAHATVGASLLALRRVVPGWVDAVSAALAEGVVLDHATRGPQRAEDVARNNAHDALHHLHDVRRIVEHAAAVTGS, from the coding sequence ATGGAGCTGTGGGGCGCCGCGCTGTACGGGGAGCCGTGCACCGGGTGCGGCTACACCTGGGTCCGCACCCCGGAGGAGGCGGTGCACGCCGTGTCCGAGGTGCCGGGACGGTTCGCGGCGGTCCTCGTCGGGGCGCCGGAGCCCCTGCGGCACCCGGACCTCGGCTGGTCGACCGCCGCGTACGTCCGGCACGTCGCCGACAACCTCGAGACCTGGGCGTACCGCCTGGACGCCGCGCGCTGCGACGGCCGCACGACCACGGCCGGCTACGACCCGGACGCCCTCGCGGCGGCGCGGGACTACGCGCACGCGACCGTCGGGGCGTCGCTGCTGGCCCTGCGGCGCGTCGTGCCGGGCTGGGTCGACGCCGTGTCCGCGGCGCTCGCGGAGGGAGTCGTCCTCGACCACGCCACCCGCGGGCCGCAGCGCGCCGAAGACGTCGCCCGGAACAACGCCCACGACGCCCTGCACCACCTGCACGACGTCCGGCGGATCGTGGAGCACGCGGCCGCCGTCACCGGGTCCTGA
- the dnaG gene encoding DNA primase — translation MAGRIRREDVEAVRERARIEDVVGEHVSLKTAGVGSMKGLCPFHDEKSPSFHVRPQVGLYHCFGCGEGGDVIDFIQKIDGLPFTEAVEYLAGRAGVTLRYEEGGGPRPGHEPGKRQRLLEAHRVAAEYFAEQLLSPEGATARQFLAERGFDRAAAEQFGIGYAPQGWDHLLRHLRGRSFTEAELTASGLMSQGNRGLYDRFRGRLVWPIREVTGDTVGFGARRLYEDDQGPKYLNTPETPLYKKSQVLYGIDLAKREIAKNKQVVVVEGYTDVMAMHLSGVGTAVATCGTAFGSDHARIVRRLMGAGGAGSGIQLASGESVGGEVVFTFDGDSAGQKAAMRAFGEDQAFSAQTFVAVADGGMDPCDLRQAQGPDAVRALVKARQPLFQFVIRTTLDGFDLHTAEGRVAALRAAAPIPGGIRDAALRPEYTRMLAGWLGMDIETVQRAVQQASRGGRSSSGGRDAGRGAPSSGYGQGGGYGSDAGRTAFVPPGPEEGGWRRDGGRGGKGGGRPGGGQGGGSRGGGGRWDDRRGGDRFGQGGGRGPSNPGQGYGQRFDEPPPEPYDDAPPRDLHRAGDAATPLPAPQMAMPDPRDPVTATERRALEAVLQMPDAVPPEFDDLPPEAFSAPAYRAVHAAIRAAGGAAAARARVAAQGPGGAVGWVEAVREEAASPVEGLITRLAVAPLPEDRPDRLPGYARGLVMALVEMELTRHIADLRGRLQRMDAQADPDGYRDLARELFEHETRRRALRESA, via the coding sequence GTGGCGGGACGGATCCGGCGGGAGGACGTGGAGGCGGTCCGCGAGCGTGCGCGGATCGAGGACGTGGTCGGCGAGCACGTCAGCCTCAAGACCGCAGGCGTCGGCTCGATGAAGGGCCTGTGCCCGTTCCACGACGAGAAGTCGCCGTCGTTCCACGTCCGCCCGCAGGTCGGGCTGTACCACTGCTTCGGGTGCGGCGAGGGCGGCGACGTCATCGACTTCATCCAGAAGATCGACGGCCTGCCCTTCACCGAGGCGGTCGAGTATCTGGCCGGCCGCGCCGGCGTCACGCTGCGGTACGAGGAGGGCGGCGGGCCGCGCCCCGGGCACGAGCCCGGCAAGCGGCAGCGGCTGCTGGAGGCGCACCGGGTCGCGGCCGAGTACTTCGCCGAGCAGCTGCTCTCGCCGGAGGGTGCGACCGCGCGGCAGTTCCTCGCGGAGCGCGGGTTCGACCGCGCGGCCGCCGAGCAGTTCGGCATCGGGTACGCGCCCCAGGGCTGGGACCACCTGCTGCGGCACCTGCGCGGGCGCTCGTTCACCGAGGCCGAGCTCACCGCCAGCGGCCTGATGAGCCAGGGCAACCGCGGGCTGTACGACCGGTTCCGCGGCCGCCTGGTGTGGCCGATCCGCGAGGTCACCGGCGACACGGTCGGGTTCGGCGCCCGCCGGCTCTACGAGGACGACCAGGGCCCGAAGTACCTGAACACCCCGGAGACCCCGCTCTACAAGAAGTCCCAGGTGCTCTACGGCATCGACCTGGCCAAGCGCGAGATCGCGAAGAACAAGCAGGTCGTCGTCGTCGAGGGCTACACCGACGTCATGGCCATGCACCTGTCCGGCGTCGGGACCGCGGTCGCGACCTGCGGCACGGCGTTCGGCTCGGACCACGCGCGCATCGTGCGGCGGCTCATGGGCGCGGGCGGGGCCGGCTCCGGCATCCAGCTGGCGTCGGGGGAGTCGGTCGGCGGCGAGGTCGTGTTCACCTTCGACGGCGACTCCGCCGGGCAGAAGGCCGCGATGCGCGCGTTCGGCGAGGACCAGGCGTTCAGCGCCCAGACGTTCGTGGCCGTGGCCGACGGCGGCATGGACCCGTGCGACCTGCGCCAGGCCCAGGGACCTGACGCGGTGCGCGCGCTGGTGAAGGCGCGGCAGCCGCTGTTCCAGTTCGTCATCCGGACCACGCTCGACGGGTTCGACCTGCACACCGCCGAGGGCCGGGTGGCCGCGCTGCGCGCCGCCGCCCCGATCCCCGGCGGCATCCGGGACGCCGCGCTGCGCCCCGAGTACACCCGCATGCTCGCGGGCTGGCTCGGCATGGACATCGAGACCGTGCAGCGCGCGGTCCAGCAGGCCTCGCGCGGCGGGCGGTCCTCGTCGGGCGGCCGGGACGCCGGGCGGGGGGCTCCGTCCTCGGGCTACGGCCAGGGCGGCGGCTACGGCAGCGACGCCGGCCGGACGGCGTTCGTGCCCCCGGGCCCGGAGGAGGGCGGCTGGCGCCGGGACGGCGGGCGCGGCGGCAAGGGCGGCGGACGACCCGGCGGTGGCCAGGGCGGCGGGTCGCGCGGCGGCGGCGGGCGCTGGGACGACCGGCGCGGGGGCGACCGGTTCGGCCAGGGCGGCGGGCGCGGCCCGTCCAACCCGGGCCAGGGCTACGGGCAGCGGTTCGACGAGCCGCCGCCGGAGCCGTACGACGACGCGCCCCCGCGCGACCTCCACCGGGCCGGCGACGCCGCGACCCCGCTGCCCGCGCCCCAGATGGCGATGCCCGACCCGCGCGACCCGGTCACCGCGACCGAGCGGCGCGCGCTCGAGGCCGTCCTGCAGATGCCGGACGCCGTGCCGCCGGAGTTCGACGACCTGCCGCCCGAGGCGTTCAGCGCGCCCGCGTACCGGGCCGTGCACGCCGCGATCCGCGCCGCGGGCGGGGCCGCCGCCGCGCGCGCCAGGGTCGCCGCCCAGGGACCGGGCGGGGCCGTCGGCTGGGTGGAGGCCGTCCGCGAGGAGGCCGCGTCGCCGGTCGAGGGCCTGATCACCCGGCTCGCCGTCGCGCCGCTCCCCGAGGACCGTCCCGACCGGCTGCCCGGCTACGCGCGCGGGCTGGTGATGGCGCTGGTCGAGATGGAGCTCACCCGGCACATCGCCGACCTGCGGGGACGCCTGCAGCGGATGGACGCGCAGGCCGACCCGGACGGGTACCGCGACCTCGCGCGCGAGCTGTTCGAGCACGAGACCCGCCGGCGGGCCCTGCGCGAGAGCGCCTGA
- a CDS encoding SigE family RNA polymerase sigma factor, with product MRVTIAAPAEGPDAPAELLLPVQPDRASDRGARREPTRRATADEEFALFMGDAAPALARTAWLLCGDVHQADELVQQALVRTYLAWPRARERDPLAYARRVLANLRIDTWRRRRREVLTDPGDLPHGAEPSGAQRQADRDQLVRALATLSTRQRRVVVLRHLEGLSEAEVADDLGVTVGTVKSTASRALARLRASLGEDAAVGPGRPTDPRSTR from the coding sequence GTGAGAGTCACCATCGCCGCCCCGGCCGAGGGGCCCGACGCGCCGGCGGAGCTGCTGCTCCCCGTGCAGCCCGACCGTGCTTCGGACCGCGGGGCGCGCCGCGAGCCCACCCGCCGGGCGACCGCCGACGAGGAGTTCGCCCTGTTCATGGGCGACGCCGCGCCGGCGCTCGCCCGGACCGCGTGGCTGCTCTGCGGCGACGTGCACCAGGCCGACGAGCTCGTGCAGCAGGCGCTCGTCCGCACCTACCTGGCGTGGCCGCGGGCGCGGGAGCGCGACCCGCTGGCCTACGCCCGGCGCGTGCTGGCGAACCTGCGCATCGACACCTGGCGACGGCGCCGCCGCGAGGTCCTCACCGATCCCGGCGACCTCCCGCACGGCGCCGAGCCGTCCGGCGCGCAGCGGCAGGCGGACCGCGACCAGCTGGTCCGCGCGCTCGCCACGCTCAGCACCCGGCAGCGGCGCGTCGTCGTCCTGCGGCACCTGGAGGGTCTGTCCGAGGCCGAGGTCGCCGACGACCTGGGCGTCACCGTCGGCACCGTGAAGTCCACCGCGTCGCGCGCGCTCGCGCGGCTGCGCGCCTCGCTCGGCGAGGACGCCGCCGTCGGCCCCGGCCGCCCCACCGACCCGAGGAGCACCCGATGA
- a CDS encoding deoxyguanosinetriphosphate triphosphohydrolase codes for MTSEHPDGYVDADRERWVAEAPKSRSRTPFERDRARLVHSSALRRLGAKTQVLGPSTDDFVRTRLTHTLEVAQVGREIGKTLGCDPDVVDTACLAHDLGHPPFGHNGERALAHLSRDIGGFEGNAQTLRLLTRLEPKVVGPDGVAVGLNLTRASLDASVKYPWGVGEGPLSATGRPTHKFGVYADDLPVFTWLRDGSPVGRKCLEAQVMDLADDISYSVHDVEDAVVGGRFDLWVLTVPDQRARVVEAIQTWYGDAIDAAGLEAAMDRLVAAELWRPGFDGTRRALAALKDTTSQLIGRFARAAQVATREQYGPGPLTRYAADLIVPEETQAEILVLKGLAVAYVMAPRELEPLYQRQREILADLVHVLSERAPLALEPPFAADWRAAADDAARLRVVVDQVASLTDVSAAAWHARLAPPPRY; via the coding sequence GTGACCAGCGAGCACCCCGACGGCTACGTCGACGCCGACCGGGAGCGCTGGGTCGCCGAGGCGCCCAAGTCGCGCTCCCGGACCCCGTTCGAGCGCGACCGCGCGCGCCTGGTGCACTCCTCGGCCCTGCGCCGGCTCGGCGCCAAGACCCAGGTGCTCGGCCCGTCGACCGACGACTTCGTCCGCACCCGGCTGACCCACACCCTCGAGGTGGCGCAGGTCGGCCGGGAGATCGGCAAGACGCTCGGCTGCGACCCGGACGTCGTCGACACCGCCTGCCTGGCGCACGACCTCGGCCACCCGCCGTTCGGCCACAACGGCGAGCGCGCGCTGGCCCACCTCTCCCGGGACATCGGCGGGTTCGAGGGCAACGCCCAGACGCTGCGGCTGCTGACCCGGCTCGAGCCGAAGGTCGTCGGCCCGGACGGCGTCGCGGTCGGGCTCAACCTCACCCGGGCCTCGCTCGACGCCTCGGTGAAGTACCCGTGGGGCGTGGGCGAGGGGCCGCTGTCCGCGACCGGCCGGCCGACGCACAAGTTCGGCGTCTACGCCGACGACCTGCCGGTGTTCACCTGGCTGCGCGACGGCTCCCCGGTCGGCCGCAAGTGCCTCGAGGCGCAGGTCATGGACCTCGCCGACGACATCTCCTACTCGGTGCACGACGTCGAGGACGCGGTCGTCGGCGGCCGGTTCGACCTGTGGGTGCTGACCGTCCCGGACCAGCGCGCGCGGGTCGTCGAGGCGATCCAGACCTGGTACGGCGACGCGATCGACGCCGCCGGGCTCGAGGCGGCGATGGACCGCCTGGTCGCCGCCGAGCTGTGGCGCCCCGGGTTCGACGGCACCCGCCGGGCGCTCGCGGCGCTCAAGGACACCACCAGCCAGCTGATCGGCCGGTTCGCCCGCGCCGCGCAGGTCGCGACGCGGGAGCAGTACGGGCCCGGCCCGCTGACCCGGTACGCCGCGGACCTCATCGTCCCCGAGGAGACCCAGGCCGAGATCCTCGTGCTCAAGGGCCTCGCCGTCGCCTACGTCATGGCGCCCCGCGAGCTCGAGCCGCTCTACCAGCGGCAGCGGGAGATCCTGGCCGACCTCGTGCACGTGCTGTCCGAGCGGGCGCCGCTGGCGCTGGAGCCGCCGTTCGCGGCGGACTGGCGCGCGGCGGCCGACGACGCGGCCCGGCTCCGGGTCGTGGTGGACCAGGTGGCGTCGCTCACCGACGTCAGCGCGGCCGCCTGGCACGCGCGCCTGGCACCCCCGCCGCGGTACTGA
- a CDS encoding PIN domain-containing protein, which translates to MIVPDASAFALLFTGDDPRAAEADRALRADPAWLVPEQWHVEVLAVMRGLLLGDKIGQARADAAVGALAAATVAVTPTAPLLPRMWQVRTNLSAYDAAYVAAAEAHDATLVTADARIARAGVARCPIRTITAS; encoded by the coding sequence ATGATCGTCCCCGACGCCTCCGCATTCGCGCTGCTCTTCACGGGCGACGACCCCCGGGCAGCCGAGGCCGATCGCGCGCTGCGCGCCGATCCGGCGTGGCTCGTCCCCGAGCAGTGGCATGTCGAGGTGCTCGCCGTGATGCGCGGCCTGCTCCTGGGCGACAAGATCGGCCAGGCCCGAGCCGACGCGGCGGTGGGTGCACTCGCGGCCGCTACCGTCGCCGTGACGCCAACGGCGCCGCTGCTGCCACGGATGTGGCAGGTGCGGACGAACCTCTCGGCGTACGACGCCGCCTACGTCGCGGCGGCGGAGGCGCATGACGCGACTCTGGTCACCGCGGACGCACGGATCGCGCGCGCGGGCGTCGCCCGATGCCCGATCCGGACGATCACCGCGTCCTGA
- a CDS encoding glycoside hydrolase family 13 protein, translated as MSDPTTRGRHAAGPAASDAVPVRLGAHHDGSALYVPGGTPSLGDVVPVRVRVPVGAGPDPEVWLRVVEDGEPRVYPARADGGDAHERWFTADVPVTNPVTSYRFLLAGPGRPGGQEWLNGEGTIARDVPDTSDFRLATTPPGPDWARDAVVYQVFPDRFARSSGRHDGPPAGDLPDWALPAAWGDEPIGGGPGTGTQLYGGDLGGIEQRLDHLQRLGVDTLYLTPVFPGRSNHRYDARTFDHVDPVLGGDEAFASLSRALHGRGMRLVGDLTTNHTGDAHDWFRRALGDPASEERSFYYWQDAAPGYVGWLGHASLPKLDHHAPALAARMFGGPSSIVGRYLSEPFGMDGWRVDVANMTGRQGADDLTHEVAERMRAAMAEINPDAVLIAEHFHDAGADLRAAGGWHGTMNYSAFTRPVWTWLTDPASEAAAGLRYVELPVGIPRRPGTAAVAAMREFGAAVPWSVTTHQWNLLGSHDTARFRTIAGSRELVEVGVGLLMTYPGTPVLFAGDEGGLVGRNGENSRVPMPWDQIDAGGGPVWDAGLFETYRSLIALRRSSRALREGGLRWVLVRDDAIAYLRETADERVLVLAARAPWGGALLPGHLLAAGEQPENLHGGAALGVEPRGLRLPGDGPGVQVWRLA; from the coding sequence TTGTCCGACCCGACGACGCGGGGCCGGCACGCCGCCGGCCCCGCCGCGTCCGACGCCGTCCCCGTGCGGCTCGGCGCGCACCACGACGGCTCCGCGCTCTACGTCCCGGGCGGGACGCCGTCGCTCGGCGACGTGGTGCCCGTGCGGGTGCGGGTGCCCGTCGGCGCCGGGCCGGACCCCGAGGTGTGGCTCCGGGTCGTCGAGGACGGCGAGCCCCGGGTGTACCCGGCGCGCGCCGACGGCGGCGACGCCCACGAGCGCTGGTTCACCGCCGACGTGCCGGTGACGAACCCGGTGACGTCGTACCGGTTCCTGCTGGCCGGCCCCGGCCGCCCCGGCGGCCAGGAGTGGCTGAACGGCGAGGGCACCATCGCCCGGGACGTGCCGGACACCTCCGACTTCCGGCTCGCGACCACGCCGCCCGGGCCGGACTGGGCGCGGGACGCCGTGGTCTACCAGGTGTTCCCCGACCGGTTCGCCCGGTCCTCGGGCCGGCACGACGGCCCGCCCGCGGGGGACCTGCCCGACTGGGCGCTGCCCGCGGCGTGGGGCGACGAGCCCATCGGCGGCGGGCCCGGCACCGGGACGCAGCTGTACGGCGGCGACCTCGGGGGCATCGAGCAGCGGCTCGACCACCTGCAGCGGCTCGGCGTCGACACCCTCTACCTGACCCCGGTGTTCCCCGGCCGGTCGAACCACCGGTACGACGCGCGCACCTTCGACCACGTCGACCCGGTCCTGGGCGGCGACGAGGCGTTCGCCTCGCTGTCCCGGGCGCTGCACGGCCGCGGGATGCGGCTGGTCGGCGACCTCACGACCAACCACACCGGCGACGCGCACGACTGGTTCCGGCGGGCTCTCGGGGACCCGGCGTCGGAGGAGCGCTCCTTCTACTACTGGCAGGACGCCGCGCCCGGCTACGTCGGCTGGCTGGGCCACGCCTCGCTGCCGAAGCTCGACCACCACGCGCCCGCGCTGGCCGCCCGGATGTTCGGCGGGCCGTCGTCGATCGTCGGCCGCTACCTGTCCGAGCCGTTCGGCATGGACGGCTGGCGGGTCGACGTCGCGAACATGACCGGCCGGCAGGGCGCGGACGACCTGACGCACGAGGTCGCCGAGCGGATGCGCGCGGCCATGGCCGAGATCAACCCGGACGCCGTCCTGATCGCGGAGCACTTCCACGACGCCGGCGCCGACCTCCGGGCCGCGGGCGGCTGGCACGGCACGATGAACTACTCCGCGTTCACCCGGCCGGTGTGGACCTGGCTGACCGACCCGGCGTCCGAGGCCGCGGCGGGGCTGCGGTACGTCGAGCTGCCCGTGGGGATCCCGCGCCGGCCCGGCACCGCGGCCGTGGCGGCGATGCGGGAGTTCGGCGCGGCCGTGCCGTGGAGCGTCACCACCCACCAGTGGAACCTGCTGGGCTCGCACGACACCGCGCGGTTCCGGACCATCGCGGGCTCGCGCGAGCTGGTCGAGGTGGGCGTCGGGCTGCTGATGACCTACCCGGGCACGCCCGTGCTGTTCGCGGGGGACGAGGGCGGGCTGGTCGGGCGCAACGGCGAGAACTCGCGCGTCCCGATGCCGTGGGACCAGATCGACGCCGGCGGCGGGCCCGTGTGGGACGCCGGGCTGTTCGAGACGTACCGCTCGCTGATCGCGCTGCGCCGGTCGTCCCGCGCGCTCCGCGAGGGCGGCCTGCGCTGGGTGCTGGTCCGGGACGACGCGATCGCCTACCTGCGGGAGACCGCCGACGAGCGGGTGCTGGTGCTCGCGGCGCGGGCGCCGTGGGGCGGCGCGCTGCTGCCGGGGCACCTGCTGGCGGCGGGGGAGCAGCCGGAGAACCTGCACGGCGGGGCGGCGCTCGGCGTGGAGCCCCGCGGGCTGCGGCTGCCGGGGGACGGGCCGGGGGTGCAGGTGTGGCGGCTGGCGTGA
- a CDS encoding sugar ABC transporter permease — translation MARSPELHTAVRGRRWWSEIGWRHVVGVVMIAICLLPLLYVLSASLNPGGTLTGSNQLFRTFSLENYTELGSRGYYNWAVNSLVVSTATAVGTVLMGAAAAYAFSRFRFRGRRSGLTTLLLVQMFPQMLAFVALFLVLLSLSEVFPAIGLNTQLGLICVYLGGALGVNTFLMYGFFNTVPREIDEAAKIDGASHAQIFWTIILRLVAPILAVVGLLSFISSYGEFIIAKVVLQRPERFTLALGLYNWASDERNARWGIFAAGAVLAAIPVVLLFLFLQKYIVGGLTAGSVKG, via the coding sequence ATGGCCCGCTCGCCCGAGCTGCACACCGCCGTGCGCGGCCGCCGCTGGTGGTCCGAGATCGGCTGGCGGCACGTCGTCGGCGTCGTGATGATCGCGATCTGCCTGCTGCCGCTGCTGTACGTCCTGTCCGCGTCGCTCAACCCGGGCGGCACGCTCACGGGCTCGAACCAGCTGTTCCGCACGTTCAGCCTCGAGAACTACACCGAGCTGGGCTCGCGCGGGTACTACAACTGGGCCGTCAACTCGCTCGTGGTGTCCACCGCGACCGCCGTCGGCACCGTGCTCATGGGCGCCGCCGCGGCCTACGCGTTCTCGCGGTTCCGGTTCCGCGGCCGCCGCTCGGGCCTGACGACGCTGCTGCTGGTGCAGATGTTCCCGCAGATGCTCGCGTTCGTGGCGCTGTTCCTGGTGCTGCTGTCGCTGTCCGAGGTGTTCCCGGCCATCGGGCTCAACACCCAGCTCGGCCTGATCTGCGTCTACCTCGGCGGCGCGCTCGGCGTGAACACGTTCCTCATGTACGGGTTCTTCAACACCGTCCCGCGGGAGATCGACGAGGCGGCCAAGATCGACGGCGCGTCCCACGCGCAGATCTTCTGGACGATCATCCTGCGCCTGGTGGCGCCGATCCTCGCCGTCGTCGGCCTGCTGTCGTTCATCTCGTCCTACGGCGAGTTCATCATCGCCAAGGTCGTGCTGCAGCGGCCCGAGCGGTTCACGCTCGCGCTCGGCCTCTACAACTGGGCGTCCGACGAGCGGAACGCGCGCTGGGGCATCTTCGCCGCCGGCGCCGTGCTCGCCGCGATCCCGGTCGTGCTGCTGTTCCTGTTCCTGCAGAAGTACATCGTCGGCGGCCTGACCGCCGGCTCGGTGAAGGGCTGA
- a CDS encoding ABC transporter permease subunit, translating into MTDQSTVQEVAPDDPGTARPPRRRRVPRGTTSHARSFSPGFIAKLILIGTVDALGVYGILSAWAVSQWGILAFLVVALAVANWAYFSRRMLPAKYLVPGLVFLVVYQLFAMAYTGYVAFTNYGDGHNSTKADAITQIAAQNERRVEGSPALPLTVVQNGDELGFAVVTEDGDAQVGTAEQPFEDVDATVESGRITEVPGWEVLGFAQVAADQEAITSLRVPFSDDPADGSVRTQDGSTGYVFQSTLEYDAASDTFTDAETGTVYAPGEGGNFVSEDGQRLTPGWRVGVGFDNFTAMVTDSRMAGPFAQIFVWTFAFAFLSVVTTFALGLFLAITFNEPRVRGRKVYRSLLILPYAFPGFLSALVWRGMLNERFGLINEVLLGGASIPWLSDPWLAKAAIIGVNLWLGFPYMFLICTGALQSIPHDMTEAARIDGAGRWRIFRSLTLPLLMVSVAPLLISSFAFNFNNFSLIYMLTGGGPNFVGTPYVVGHTDILISMVYSVAFESGVKQYGVASALSIVIFLIVGVISYLGFRRTRTLEEI; encoded by the coding sequence ATGACCGACCAGTCGACCGTCCAGGAGGTCGCGCCCGACGACCCCGGGACCGCACGTCCGCCCCGCCGCCGGCGCGTGCCCCGCGGCACCACGTCGCACGCCCGCTCCTTCTCCCCGGGCTTCATCGCCAAGCTGATCCTCATCGGCACGGTCGACGCGCTCGGCGTGTACGGGATCCTGTCCGCCTGGGCCGTGTCCCAGTGGGGGATCCTTGCGTTCCTGGTCGTGGCGCTGGCCGTCGCGAACTGGGCCTACTTCTCCCGCCGGATGCTGCCGGCGAAGTACCTGGTGCCCGGCCTGGTGTTCCTGGTCGTCTACCAGCTGTTCGCCATGGCCTACACGGGCTACGTCGCGTTCACGAACTACGGCGACGGCCACAACTCGACCAAGGCCGACGCGATCACGCAGATCGCCGCCCAGAACGAGCGCCGCGTCGAGGGCTCGCCCGCGCTGCCGCTCACGGTCGTGCAGAACGGCGACGAGCTCGGCTTCGCGGTCGTCACCGAGGACGGCGACGCCCAGGTCGGCACCGCCGAGCAGCCGTTCGAGGACGTCGACGCCACCGTCGAGTCCGGCCGCATCACCGAGGTGCCCGGCTGGGAGGTCCTCGGCTTCGCGCAGGTCGCGGCCGACCAGGAGGCCATCACCTCGCTGCGGGTGCCGTTCTCGGACGACCCCGCCGACGGCTCGGTCCGCACCCAGGACGGCTCGACCGGCTACGTCTTCCAGTCGACGCTCGAGTACGACGCGGCGAGCGACACGTTCACCGACGCCGAGACCGGCACCGTCTACGCGCCCGGCGAGGGCGGCAACTTCGTCTCCGAGGACGGCCAGCGGCTGACCCCGGGCTGGCGGGTCGGCGTCGGCTTCGACAACTTCACCGCGATGGTCACCGACTCCCGGATGGCCGGGCCGTTCGCGCAGATCTTCGTCTGGACCTTCGCGTTCGCGTTCCTGTCCGTCGTGACGACGTTCGCGCTGGGCCTGTTCCTGGCGATCACGTTCAACGAGCCCCGGGTGCGCGGCAGGAAGGTCTACCGCTCGCTGCTGATCCTCCCGTACGCGTTCCCCGGCTTCCTGTCCGCCCTGGTGTGGCGCGGCATGCTGAACGAGCGGTTCGGCCTCATCAACGAGGTGCTGCTCGGCGGGGCGTCGATCCCGTGGCTGAGCGACCCGTGGCTGGCGAAGGCCGCGATCATCGGCGTGAACCTGTGGCTCGGCTTCCCGTACATGTTCCTCATCTGCACGGGCGCGCTGCAGTCGATCCCGCACGACATGACCGAGGCCGCGCGGATCGACGGCGCCGGGCGCTGGCGGATCTTCCGCTCGCTCACGCTGCCGCTGCTGATGGTGTCGGTCGCGCCGCTGCTGATCTCGAGCTTCGCCTTCAACTTCAACAACTTCTCGCTGATCTACATGCTGACCGGCGGCGGCCCGAACTTCGTGGGCACCCCGTACGTCGTGGGCCACACGGACATCCTCATCTCGATGGTCTACTCCGTGGCCTTCGAGTCCGGGGTCAAGCAGTACGGCGTCGCCAGCGCGCTGTCGATCGTCATCTTCCTGATCGTCGGGGTCATCTCCTACCTCGGCTTCCGTCGCACCCGCACCCTCGAGGAGATCTGA